TTAGCTTCTGGTGCGTCAGCGTGTTACATCGCCGATCTTAAAGAAGAGATGGTAAAAGATTACATCTACCCATCACTTAAAACAGGTGCGGTATACGAAGGTAAATACCTGCTTGGTACCTCAATGGCACGTCCAATCATCGCAAAAGCCCAAGTTGAGTGTGCATTAGAAGTGGGGGCCGATGCACTGTGTCACGGTTGTACCATGTAAAGGTAATGATCAGGTGCGTTTTGAAGGTGCATTTGCCGCACTAGCTCCACAACTAAAAGTAATCGCACCTTGGCGTGAGTGGGATCTACGTAGCCGTGAAGCATTGCTAGATTATCTTGCTGAGCGTGATATTCCATGTACCGCATCACTTGAAAAAATTTACTCTCGTGATGCTAATGCTTGGCACGTGTCAACAGAAGGTGGCGTACTGGAAGATACGTGGAACGCACCTAACGATCTATGTTGGGTTTGGACAAAAGATCCAGAGCAAGCACCGGATCAAGCTGAAACGGTAACACTTAAGATTGAACAAGGTGAAGTTGTCGCAGTTGATGGTGAAGCAATGACGCCATACAACGTGCTGACTTACCTTAATGAAAAAGGTATTGAGCACGGTGTTGGTCGTATTGATATCGTTGAAAACCGTCTGGTTGGTATGAAGTCTCGTGGTTGTTATGAAACACCAGGGGGCACCATCATGATGGAAGCTCTACGTGCCGTTGAGCAGCTAGTACTCGATAAAGAATCTTTCGATTTCCGTCAAACGCTAGGTCTTAAAGCATCGCACCTTATCTATGATGGTCGTTGGTTCACACCACTGTGTCAGTCGTTGATTGCAGCGGCTGACGAGTTAGCAAAAGATGTTAGCGGTGAAGTTGTGGTGAAGCTATACAAAGGTCAAGCGACGGTGATCCAGAAGCGTTCAACCAACAGCTTGTACTCGGAAGAGTTTGCAACCTTCGGTGAAGATGAGGTTTACGATCACAGCCATGCAGGTGGTTTTATCCGTCTTTACTCGCTAGCAAGCCGTATTCGTGCGCTAAACAGCCAAAAGAAATAATCAGTAATACACTCAACGGGGCTCCCTACCTATGCCCCGTTGAATTCACGCCATAATAAGATAAGCAAGTCGATACGCTGAGCAAAGGAGAGGTACCATGGCATTATGGGGCGGACGTTTTAGTCAGGCAGCTGACACACGGTTTAAACAATTCAATGATTCACTGCGCTTTGACTACCGTCTTGCTGAGCAAGATATTGTTGGCTCAATCGCATGGTCTAAAGCCCTTCGTCAGGTCGATGTATTAACTGAGCAAGAGCAGCAAAAGCTTGAGTTGGCATTGAATGAGCTAAAACTTGCTGTGATGGAAGATCCTGAGCAAATTTTACGTTCAGATGCGGAAGATATTCATAGTTGGGTCGAGCAGCAGTTGATTGCCAAAGTTGGTGATTTAGGTAAGAAGCTTCATACCGGACGTTCACGTAACGATCAGGTCGCAACCGATTTAAAACTATGGTGTCGTCAGCAAGGCCAGCAATTATTGTTAATGCTCGATCGCTTGCAGCAGCAACTGGTGATGGTGGCTCGTGATCACCAAGCGACGGTTCTGCCGGGTTACACTCACTTGCAACGTGCTCAGCCTGTGACGTTTGCTCATTGGTGTTTAGCCTATGTCGAGATGTTTGAGCGTGACTATTCTCGTTTAACCGATGCGCTCGATCGTTTAGATACCTGTCCGTTAGGCTCTGGCGCACTGGCGGGTACGGCTTATCCGATTGATCGTGAAGTCTTGGCTCATAGCTTAGGTTTCCACCGTGCAACCCGTAACAGCTTAGATTCAGTCTCTGATCGCGATCATGTGATGGAGCTGCTTTCTACTGCTTCTATCTCTATGCTGCACTTATCTCGTATGGCAGAAGATCTGATCTTCTACAATTCAGGTGAATCTAACTTTATTGAGTTAGCCGATACCGTGACATCAGGTTCATCTTTGATGCCACAGAAGAAAAACCCAGATGCATTAGAGCTTATTCGTGGTAAATGTGGGCGTGTTTATGGCGCGATGACTGGCATGATGATGACGGTTAAAGCCTTACCGCTTGCATACAACAAAGATATGCAAGAAGACAAAGAAGGCTTGTTTGACGCCCTTGATAGCTGGCATGACTGTATGGAAATGGCTGCGCTGTGTTTTGATGGTATTAAGATAAATAAAGACCGTACTTTAGAAGCTGCAATGCAAGGTTATTCTAATGCGACAGAGCTTGCTGATTACTTGGTTGCGAAAGGCATTCCATTCCGTGAAGCGCACCATATTGTCGGTGTTGCGGTGGTGGCAGCGATTGCCAAAGGTTGCGCATTAGAAGAGTTATCACTTGCAGAGATGAAGCAATTCTCTGACGTGATTGATGACGACGTGTATCCAATTCTGACCATTGAATCGTGTTTAGATAAACGTTGTGCGCTGGGTGGCGTTGCACCAAATCAAGTGGATTACGCGATTGGTCAGGCTGAAAAACGCTTAGAAAAACGTTACTCACCAAGTGTGAAAGTGCGTGGCGCTCGCTTAACCGATCTTGATGCAATTGAAGGTATGGTGGTGTACTGGGCAGGGCTTGGTGAAAATTTACCGCGTAATCGCAATGAGTTAGTGCGTGATATTGGCTCGTTTGCGGTTGCTGAGCATCATGGTGTCGTGACAGGTTGTGCGTCGTTATATGTTTATGATTCAGGGCTTGCGGAAATTCGCTCTTTAGGTGTTGAAGCCGATTGGCAGCAGCAAGGTCAAGGTAAAGCAATTGTTGAGCACTTGCTTGAAAAAGCCGAGCAAATGGCGATTAAGAAAGTCTTTGTTCTGACTCGTGTACCAGAGTTCTTTATGAAGCGAGGCTTTACCCCAACATCGAAATCCTTATTGCCAGAGAAGGTAATGAAAGATTGTGACCGTTGTCCTCGTCAGCATGCCTGTGATGAAGTCGCGCTTGAAGTGCGATTGGATCAAGAGCAGCGTATTCCGACGGTTAACGTTGCTTAATTAAAGTAATTTGCGAGATAGAAAAAAGCCCTCATGACGAGGGCTTTTTCATTTGGAGAGTAGTTGTGGTTTTGTTTCTGCCAATCAAAGACTGCAGGTTCTGTTGATTAACAACCTGGACCACAATCCAGACAATGCTTGATCATATCTGGACCCAAACGTAATTTCGCATTCAGATCACGTAGGGCAGTACGAACACCTTCTTCGATAACTGGGTGGTAGAAAGGCATATCAAGCATTTCTGCTACCGTCATCTTATTTTGATGCGCCCAAGCTAATAGGTGCGCTAGGTGCTCTGCATCAGGGCCAATCATTTCAGCGCCAAGGAAGCGACCTGTGCCTTGTTCACCGTATACATGCAACATACCTTTGTTACGTAGCATGACACGTGAACGGCCTTGGTTCTCAAATGAAACCGTACCTGTTTCGAAACAACCGCACGTGCCTAGACGAGTGGTAATTTCTTTATATGTTTCACCCACCATCGCAATTTGCGGATCAGTGAAAACAGCTGAAATCTTAGTGCGACGTAAACCAGCACGAATTTCAGGGAAGCGACCTGCGTTATCACCTGCGATACGCGCTTGGTCTGCAGCTTCATGGAGCAATGGAATTTGATTGCTTGCATCACCTGCGATGAAAATGGAATCTACCGAGGTTTGCATGGTGTAGTAATCAGCCGTTGGTACACCGCGCTCATCCAATGCTAAGCTTGTGCTCTCAATGTTAAGGTTATCAACGTTAGGACGACGACCTGTCGCAGCCAGTACGTAATCAACCAAAATCGTTGCAAGCTCACCTGATTTAGTGACGTATTGAATTTCAACCTGATCACCAACACGCTTCATGCTTTCAACTTGCACGTTTGGATCTAAGTAAAACTCTTCGTTAAAGGCTTTGTTAGCGTAAGCCATCACTTCAGGATCTGTTAGAGGACCAACTTGACCACCAAGACCGAACATAGTCACGTTCACGCCTAAGCGGTTTAGTGATTGACCTAGCTCTAAGCCAATCACACCAGGACCAAATACAGCAACAGAGTTTGGTAAATCGTCCCAGTTAAATACATCGTCGTTAACTACTAAACGATCGCCTAGCTCGTTCCATACACCTGGGTAGGCAGGGCGAGAGCCCGTCGCGATAACAATGCGTTTAGCATTAATGATAGTGTGATCATCGACTTGTAGGGTGTGATCATTTAAAAATTTAGCGTAACCAGAAATCTTATCTGCAGCAGGGATCTCATCTACACCTTCAAGGACGAAACCAACGAAACGGTCACGTTCACGTTTTACGCGGTCCATCACTTCACGGCCATTGATCACGATGTCACCTTGAGGATGCACACCAAATGCGGGTGCTTTCTCAATATTATGAACGCTCTCTGCTGCTGCAATGAGTAATTTTGATGGCATACAACCAACACGAGCACAGGTTGTGCCGTAAGGGCCGCCTTCAATCATTACTACGCTATCGGTGTGGGCTTTTGCTGCGCGGTATGATCCTAAACCAGCAGTACCACCGCCAATAACAGCAACATCAACATTCAAGGTTTTCATCGTAACTTCTCCGAGTGGTGCAGGGTGGGGCCTGACGTCTTTGCGTCAGTGCCCGCTTTGTTTCTTATTATTGGTGTGGCGATTAGCCTAGGTATGCTTCTAGCTCTTCGCTACCACCGATGTGCTTACCACCGATGAATACTTGAGGAACTGTGCTACGGCCAGATACTGCACGTAGAGAAACCGTTGTTGCATCTTTACCAAGAATGATTTCTTCGTATTGTAGACCTTTGTCGATTAGGTTCTGTTTTGCTTTTGCACAGAAAGGACAACCAGGTTTTGAGAATACTGTGATTGATTCTTGTAGTTTTTGCTCAGGAGCGATGTACTTCAGCATAGTGTCTGCGTCAGATACGTTGAACGGGTCGCCTGGTTCTTCGTTTTCGATGAACATTTTCTCAACTACGCCGTTTTTCACTAACATGCTGTAACGCCATGAACGAGCACCGAAACCTAGGTCATCTTTCTCAACTAGCATGCCCATGCCTTTAGTGAACTCACCGTTACCATCTGGGATGAAAGTGATGTTTTCAGCTTCTTGGTCTGCTTTCCATGCATTCATTACGAATGTGTCGTTTACTGATACACATAGAATGTCGTCAACACCGTTTTCAGCAAATACTGACGCTAGCTCGTTGTAGCGAGGTAGGTGGCTAGAAGAACATGTTGGTGTGAATGCGCCAGGTAGGCTAAATACTACAACTGTTTTATTAGCAAAAAGCTCTTCTGTTGTTACGTCAACCCACTGATCACCTTTACGAGTGTGGAAAGTAACTTGAGGAATAGCCTGACCTTCTTTAGATGCGAACATAATGTAATTCCTTAAAAACTATAAATTCAATTTGATGCAATCGGAGTGTTTAACTGTTTGCTCCGTTTTGATGTAGCCATTATGTGATTTTGCGCTTGATAGCTCCAATCGTTTGCTGCTATGGTTTCAATAGTTAATTCCTATTGTAAGAAGAACTATGAATATTCGTGATCTGGAATATCTTGTTGCTCTTTCCGAGCACAAACATTTTCGCAAAGCAGCAGAAGCGTGTTACGTCAGCCAACCTACTTTGAGTGGTCAAATTAGAAAGTTGGAAGATGAGCTAGGTGTTTCATTATTAGAAAGAACTAGCCGTCGCGTCCTATTTACTGACGCCGGATTGAGTTTAGTCGCTCAAGCGCAGAAAGTGTTGCTTGAAGTCAAAATTTTAACTGAACTTGCTAGTGTTCAAGGCGAAAGCATGTCGGGACCACTGCATATTGGTTTTATTCCTACTGTGGGGCCTTACTTACTGCCACAGATCATTCCAACCCTAAAGGAAGCATTTCCAGATTTAGAGTTGTTCTTACATGAAGCGCAAACCCATCAGCTTGTTCAGCAGTTGGAAGAAGGGAAGCTGGATTGCATCATTTTGGCGGCAGTGAAAGAGAGCGAGCCGTTTATTGAATTGCCACTTTATGATGAGCCAATGATGATTGTGGTGCCTGAAACCCATAAATGGGCGGATAAGAAAGAAATTGATATGTCACTGCTACATGGCGAAAGCTTATTGATGCTAGAAGATGGTCACTGTTTGCGTAATCAAGCGCTGGGTTTTTGTTTTGCCGCGGGTGCTCGTGATGACGGTCGTTTTAAAGCAACTAGTCTTGAGACACTGCGTAACATGGTAGCGGCAGGTAGTGGGATCACCTTGTTACCACAACTTGCTAGTCCGAAAGAGCATTGCCGTGATGGTGTGTGTTATATCGCAGCTGAGCACCCACAGCCAACACGCTTAATCACTTTAGCCTATCGTCCGGGTTCACCGCTGAAAGCGCGTTATGAGAAGCTTGCGGAAGTTATTAAAGAAAGAATGCCTGAGGTATTTGCTAAACATACCCAAGCATAACGCCATATATGAAAAGATAAAAAAAGAGCGCTCAATGAGCGCTCTTTTTATTTTCGTTTTTAAAGATACTTAGAATAGCTCTTCTGCTGTTTCTGTATCAAATTGACGTTCAGATGTCGCTTGCTGTACAGAGCGTGTTGGCTCAGTCCCTTTGATGAAGTACTCGTACATAGAGCTTGCATCATCGCGGTTTGATAGCTGACCCGTTGCACGGTCGATACGTACTTTCACAATATCATCTGGAATTTGTTTTTCTTGCTCAGGGGTATTTTTTAGCGCCTGACGCATGAAGTTGATCCATGCAGGTTGCGCAGCATTACCACCGAATTCACCACCAATTGTTTGGTTTTTACCGAGGTTATTATTCCAGCTTGTGCGACCTAATTCACGACGGTGATCATCAAAACCAACCCAAGTTGTAGCCACAATATTTGGACCAAAACCTGTGTACCATGCATCCTTCGCATTGTTGGTTGTACCTGTTTTACCACCGATATCATGACGTTTAAGCACTTTTGCACGCCAGCCAGTACCGTAACTCTTACCCGGTTCACCCCAGATGTTACTGTTTAGCATCTCACGAACCAGGAATGCATTTTGCTCACTGATCACCTCTGGAGCGTAGCGAACAGGTGGCATAGTGATCACTTGTTCAAGATCGGCCAGTGTTGGTTTTTCTGCTGGTGCAGGTTTAGTGTTGTCCGCTGGTTGATCTAATTTGTGATCTTCAACAGCCGTAGCCATTGCCACTTGCATTTTCGCTTGTGGGTTTTTCGCTTGGCAAGCGTCGTTACATACAATCGCTGGATCTGCGTAGTAAATTAACTGGTCATCATTGTTATCAACCTTGTTAATTAAGAATGGTTCAACCGCATAACCACCGTTAGCAAATACCGAGTAGCCTTGTACAAGCTCAAGCGGTGTTAAGCTACCAGCACCTAATGCGATAGGCTCAGCACGAGGCAGATCTGAGCGTTTAAAGCCAAAGCGAGTGAGGTAATCAATGGTGAAATCTAACCCTGCAATACGTAGTGCGCGAATAGCCATCACGTTAATAGAACGCGCTAGACCAATACGGGCACGAGTAGGGCCGCCGTATTTACCATCCGCATTCTTAGGACGCCATGCTTTACCTTGCCACTTGTCCCACTTAGTAATTGGCGCATCGTTAATCAGTGTTGCAAGTGTTAAGCCTTTCTCAATCGCTGCTGAGTAAATAAATGGTTTAATACCTGAACCCACCTGACGGATAGATTGGGTGGCACGGTTAAACTTACTTTGTGCGTAGTTAAAACCACCAACCATTGCTAGTACGGCACCATTATTTGGCGACATTGCAACAAAGGCTGTGTTGACCGCTGGTGTTTGGCTCAGTAGCCATTCACTGGTTGATACTGATGCGTTATCAACTTTATCGCTCACCAAACTTTGCTTATGCTGAACCCAGATTTGTTGACCAGCAGTTAGAATATCGCTGGCTTTGCGTGGTGCAGCACCTTGACGAGAGTCTGAGATGAACTTACGTGCCCAGCTCATACCATTCCAATTAATAACTGCAATATCACCATTTTTAGTGACGATATTTGCCGTCTTTTCACCCACTTTAGTCACAATAGCTGGAATGAGTTAGTCATAAACTGGCTGGTTTTTCAGTTTATCAACAATTTGATTAGCATTAAGTGGCGTTTGACCCGGTTTCCAAATAACCGCAACAGGACCACGGTAACCATGGCGTTGGTCGTAGGCTAATAGGTTGTTCACCGCTGCTTGTTGTGCGTCGAGTTGAAGCTTACTGTTGATCGTGGTGTAAACCTTCATGCCTCTTTCGTAAGCGGCTTCACCGTAGCGGTTTACCATCCATGCACGAGCACGTTCAGCGACATATGGTGCGTATAACTGAATTTCTGCGCCGTGGTAGTGGGAAACAATTGGCTCAGCGCGTGCTGCATCCATTTGTGCTTTGGTGATGTAGCCTTCTTCAAACATACGCATCAGTACTACATTGCGACGTGTGGTTGCACGGTCAATGGAGTAAATTGGGTTCATGGTTGAAGGCGCTTTTGGTAAACCTGCAATCACCGCAATTTCAGACAGTGTTAGCTGATCGACCGTTTTACCAAAGTAAACTTGTGCCGCTGCACCAACACCGTAGGCACGGTAACCGAGATAAATCTTGTTTAAGTAAAGATCGAGAATCTCATCCTTGGTTAGCAGCTTTTCAATGTGAATAGCAATAAAGGCTTCTTTAATCTTACGCATTAACTTCTTTTCATTAGATAAGAAGAAGTTACGTGCAAGCTGCTGGGTAATGGTACTCGCACCTTGGCGTGCTGAACCTGAGGTTAAAACAACAAATGCAGCGCGGGCAATACCGATAGGATCGACCCCTGGATGTTCATAAAAACGGCTGTCTTCTGTGGCAATGAATGCCTCGCGCATTAGAAGAGGAATTTCATCTAATGTCAGAGGGATACGTCGCTTTTCACCGAACTGTGAGATCAGTTTACCGTCTTCGCTATACACCTGCATCGGTGTTTGCAGCTCAACATTTTTTAACTCAGCTACATCTGGGAGGTCAGGCTTTACATAGAGGTAAAGGCCAAAAATAGTACCAACTCCAAGAATTATGCAAATTAATGCAAGTATTAGTAATCGCTTTATGAACTTCACTTGAGATTTCCCGTTACGCCATCGTGCTAATTGTCATTATCCATTATCTTTCAATTACTAGTATAAAGATAACAAAAAGAAAATTAATGCCGTTGATGGTGTTTATTCGAAATAGTTTGTTTTTTCGCCACATGGGAGCATAACACGGATGTTTCGGAACCCATTAAGTGTTGGGGTAGATATTGGCAGTCACAGCATAAAAGCTGTGGCGCTACAGCAGAAAAAAGATCAGTTTGAATTGACTGCATATGCTGAGGTTGAATTAACCAAATCGGTAATCAACGAGCAGCATAGTGTAAATGCGGCAGCTTTGTTGTCAGCAATACGTCAATTAAAGAAACAGCTGCCATGGCAAGCCAAGAACGTTACTTTAGCCTTACCAGATAGTGCTGTGATCAGCAAAGTCGTTCAACTTGATACCAGCCTCAATGAAGATGAGGCTGAATTCGCTATTGTCCAAGCGTTAGGAGCGGCTTCTCCATTCCCAGTTGAAGAGCTGTGGTTTGATTATTACCCAATGGTGAGTGAGCGTTTCTCTGAAGCCGCCACCACTGCGCCATATCAGGTTTTTGCTTCGCGTAAGGAAACCATTGATAGCCGTGTTACCGCGTTAAAAAAAGTCGGTTTTAAACCGTCAGTGGTTGAGCTTCAGACGAATGCGTTGTTATGGCTCACAGAATATTTAGCTGAAGTCGGTAGCCAATATACTCAATGGGGTGTAGTTGACGTTGGTAAACGCCATACTGAATTTTGTATGAAGCCTGAAGGCAGTAATGCTTATCACCGCGAAATTCGTTTTGGTACCAGCCAGTTTGAAGAAAACCCATTTCAAGAAGAAATCAGTGAAGAAAATAAAGTTGAACGTTTTACGGAGCAATTTGCAGAGCAATTAAAACGCCAAATTCAACTTTATAACTCAACCCATCCTCGTTGCAGCATTAAAGGCTTGTGGTTAGCTGGTGGTTGTCAGTCTTTAATTTCCGAATCGTTATTAAAACAATTGGTTGGTTTAGAAGTGGTATGGGTAAAGCCTTTTGAACACTTCACACAACCAAAGAAGCTGACACTGCCTGTTGATATGTCGAGCCAATATGCTGTGGCTACCGGTTTAGCATTGCGGGGGATGGCATGATAGATAAATTAAACCTCCTACCTTGGCGAGAAGAGCGTCGCAAGCAACATAAACAACGTTTTATGGGGCTGATTGCCGCTGCTGTATTTGTCGCATTTATTGGTAATTATGGGGTGGCGAAATACCTCGATTTACAGCAGCAACAACAGCAAGCACGTAATGCACAATTTCAAAAAGAAATTGATTTGCTGGAAAAACGTTTAGCCTTCTTACCTAAGTTAGAAGAGCAACGAAAAGCGATTCAACTGCGTTTAAATGTTATTGCCGATATTCAGCAATCGCGAAATCGTGTCACACAACTGTTGAATCAACTGCCGAATGTGGTGCCGGGTGGTGTTTACCTTGAAACATTGAACCTCAATGTTGAGCGTGTTGGCATTAAAGGGGTGGGTGATTCAAATGGTCACTTAGCAGCTTTACTGGGTGCTGCCGAGCAGTCGAAGTGGTTCATCAATGTTGATATGCATTCATTAGTGACAACCAAAGGAAGTCAGTCTGAGCAGTTGTCTCAGTTTAATGCTTCATTTGATTTGACCGATCCTTCTTTGGCACAACAAGCCAAGAAAGTCGCTAAAACCAATGGAAGCAAGGGGGAGTAAATGGCTGATTGGCAGGAATTAGAATTAGACGAAATTACTGAATGGCCCTTGTTACCGCAGTGTTTAGTTGCGGTGATTTTAGCTGCTGCATTAAGTGCCTTTGGTTATTGGTATTGGGTAAGTCCAATGAATGATCAGCTTGAACAAATGAAGCAAAAAGAGCAGACATTAAAGACCCAGTTAGTCAGTCGAGCATCACAGGTTGCGGCATTACCACGAGTTAAAGAGCAAGTGGCAGAGCTTAATCGTCGTTACCATGAAATGATTGAACAGTTACCTGAAGAGCAAGAGCTGGCTAGCTTGCTATCAGGTATTAACGATATTGGTGTGAATAACGGCTTGGTATTCCAGTCGATAAAATGGGCACCACGAGTTGAACATGAACTGTATTACGAGTTGCCAATCAATATGCAGCTGACGGGTAACTATGAGCAGATTGGTAAGTTTGCTGAAGCGATCGCAAGGCTACCTCGTATTGTTAACTTAAATAATGCGGAGTTAAGTCGTGTTAAGCCGTTAGGTGAGCCGGACGAGACACTATCTCTTAAGGTTTCGGCAACAACGTATCGTTTCAAAGCGCCTACCCATGTTGATGCCAATAGTGATGAGGGCTAACCAATGAAGAAAGTATTGTGGTTACTACCTATTGTTATTGGTCTGGTGGGCTGTAAAGCCAATGATGATTCTGTTGAGCAGTTTATTGCCACAACACACAGTGAAGCGAAAGCACGAGTAAAACCATTGCCTGAATCTTTTGTGTTTACCGCTGAAACGTTTGTAATGACCAGTAAACGCGTGCCATTTGTAAAGCCTATTCCAGAGCAATTGTTAGCAAAAGAAGACACGGGAACATGTTGGCAGCCGCAACTTGATCGCCCGTTAAGTAAGCTTGAAGAATTTGCTTTAGAAAAATTAGCGATGAAAGGGGCTATTGGTAATAACAAGCAACTTTGGGGACTGGTATTCACGCCTGAAGGAGACTTAATGAAGATTAAGCCAGGACAATACATTGGTCTTAATCGAGGTAAGGTGCTTACCGTTAGTGATAAAGAAATTGAAATCGAAGAAACGCTACCAGATGGAAAAGGTTGTTGGCTAAAACGACCGACAAAACTGGCGCTAGTTCAGCAGTAATCAAGGATAAGTTATGAAAGGGAATGTGTGGATGTTAAGCCGCCAGTATCTAGCAACACTTTGGTTGTTGTGTGTTGGTTTATTGGCTTTTCCTAGTGTGGCTGCTGTGCCTGCGGCAGGGATGATAGATAACCAAATTCAAGCCATTGATTTTCGTCGTGATGGTAAAGGGCGTGGTGTCCTAACAGTGCGTCTGGAAAAGCCACAATCGTTAGTGGATTTGCGTCGTAATGGCAATAAATTACAGCTGGATATTTTCGATACTGTGCTTAAAGATGACATGGTGTACACACTTGATGTGGTTGATTTTGCAACTGTTGTCGAAAGTATTGAAACCATGCGAGTGTCTAAAGGTGCTCGCCTCATGTTCAATATGAAAGGCAGCTACGATTATGATTACAATCTACGTGGTAAGCGCCTAGAAGTGATCATTGAAAAGCGTGCAGCGAAAAAGGCCGTATCAGGTAGTAAATCAAATGCCAAAATTAATTATAAAGGCAAGCCGATTTCAATTAACTTCCAAGATATCCCAGTACGTAACGTTCTACAGTTGATTGCTGACTACAACGATTTTAACTTGGTCGTGTCTGATTCAGTTAGCGGTAATGTGACGCTGCGTTTAGACGATGTGCCATGGCCACAAGTGCTAGATATTATTCTACAGTCAAAAGATTTAGATAAGCGTGTACGAGGCTCAGTGTTGCTGGTTGCTCCTAAATCTGAGCTAACAGCCAGTGAGCATCAGGTAATGGAAGCAAAGCGTAAGCAGCAAGAGCTTTCAAATCTGCGCTCAGAGCTTATCCAAGTGAACTACGCAAAAGCGACGGATATTGCAGCGCTGCTAAGTGGTAGTACAGATGGTGTTGGCATGCTGTCTGAACGTGGATCTCTGCATGTTGATGAGCGTACTAACTCGCTTATCATCAAAGATATCTCTGATAACATCTCAAGCATTAAAAACATTGTTGAGTCATTAGATATTCCGGTTAAACAGGTTCAAATTGAAGCGCGTATCGTGACTATCAATGAAGGCGATATTGATGAGTTAGGTGTGCGCTGGGGGGTATCGAAAGTTGATGGTGATACTACCATTGGTGGTTCAATTGAAGGTAACTTGGCAAGCTCAGGTCTGTTAGATGACGATGCAACGGTGGATGATTTCCTAAACGTCAACTTAGGTGCAAGTGCAGGTGCGGCATCCATTGCTTTCCAAGTGGCAAAGCTGGGTAATATCTTATTGGATTTAGAATTATCTGCCCTGCAAACCGAAAACAAAGCAGAAATTATCTCAAGCCCACGTTTGATGACGACTAACAAGAAAACCGCTTACATCGAGCAGGGTACAGAAATTCCTTACTTAGAAGCCTCATCCAGTGGTGCGACATCGGTATCATTTAAAAAGGCCGTGCTAAGTTTGATGGTGACACCACAAATCACTCCTGATGATAAGTTAGTGTTGGATCTTGAAGTGACACAAGATAACAAGGGTGAAGATGTCCCAACTGGTGAAGGTACGGCAG
The sequence above is a segment of the Photobacterium leiognathi genome. Coding sequences within it:
- a CDS encoding type IV pilus secretin PilQ is translated as MKGNVWMLSRQYLATLWLLCVGLLAFPSVAAVPAAGMIDNQIQAIDFRRDGKGRGVLTVRLEKPQSLVDLRRNGNKLQLDIFDTVLKDDMVYTLDVVDFATVVESIETMRVSKGARLMFNMKGSYDYDYNLRGKRLEVIIEKRAAKKAVSGSKSNAKINYKGKPISINFQDIPVRNVLQLIADYNDFNLVVSDSVSGNVTLRLDDVPWPQVLDIILQSKDLDKRVRGSVLLVAPKSELTASEHQVMEAKRKQQELSNLRSELIQVNYAKATDIAALLSGSTDGVGMLSERGSLHVDERTNSLIIKDISDNISSIKNIVESLDIPVKQVQIEARIVTINEGDIDELGVRWGVSKVDGDTTIGGSIEGNLASSGLLDDDATVDDFLNVNLGASAGAASIAFQVAKLGNILLDLELSALQTENKAEIISSPRLMTTNKKTAYIEQGTEIPYLEASSSGATSVSFKKAVLSLMVTPQITPDDKLVLDLEVTQDNKGEDVPTGEGTAVSIDTQRIGTQVLVNNGETVVLGGIYQHSMTNVTRKVPVLGDIPVLGALFRHKMEQMGKRELLIFVTPKIVLQ
- a CDS encoding type 4a pilus biogenesis protein PilO, whose translation is MADWQELELDEITEWPLLPQCLVAVILAAALSAFGYWYWVSPMNDQLEQMKQKEQTLKTQLVSRASQVAALPRVKEQVAELNRRYHEMIEQLPEEQELASLLSGINDIGVNNGLVFQSIKWAPRVEHELYYELPINMQLTGNYEQIGKFAEAIARLPRIVNLNNAELSRVKPLGEPDETLSLKVSATTYRFKAPTHVDANSDEG
- a CDS encoding pilus assembly protein PilP → MKKVLWLLPIVIGLVGCKANDDSVEQFIATTHSEAKARVKPLPESFVFTAETFVMTSKRVPFVKPIPEQLLAKEDTGTCWQPQLDRPLSKLEEFALEKLAMKGAIGNNKQLWGLVFTPEGDLMKIKPGQYIGLNRGKVLTVSDKEIEIEETLPDGKGCWLKRPTKLALVQQ